One genomic region from Ignavibacteriales bacterium encodes:
- a CDS encoding methionine adenosyltransferase, producing MSYFFTSESVSEGHPDKVSDAISDGVLDAIYSQDPFARVACETFVTTGLVLVGGEITTTAYVDIQKIVRHTVEKIGYTKAEYKFDSESCSVLNAIHSQSPDIAIGVDTGGAGDQGIMFGYACDQTPELMPMPIMFAHKLMQKLADIRKKNPKLMPYLRPDAKSQVTIEYDDNNKPLRVDAVVISTQHDGDAKQSKIKSDVLEHVIKKVIPAKYLDKNTKYFVNPTGRFEIGGPHGDSGLTGRKIIVDTYGGWAPHGGGAFSGKDPSKVDRSATYAARHIAKNVVAAKLAKECLVQVSYAIGVAKPISVFVDTKGTGVISDSAISKMIQKEVDLTPKGIISRLKLRRPIYQKTSAYGHFGRNDKDFTWEQLDLVPVFKKYVKK from the coding sequence ATGTCATATTTTTTCACATCAGAATCAGTTTCTGAAGGTCATCCGGATAAAGTTAGTGATGCAATATCGGATGGAGTGCTAGATGCTATTTATTCACAGGATCCTTTTGCAAGAGTTGCTTGCGAAACATTTGTTACAACAGGTTTAGTTTTAGTTGGTGGCGAGATTACAACGACTGCTTATGTTGATATTCAAAAAATTGTTAGACATACAGTTGAAAAGATTGGGTACACAAAAGCTGAATATAAATTTGATTCTGAGTCATGTTCAGTATTAAACGCAATTCATTCACAGTCCCCAGACATCGCAATAGGAGTTGATACAGGTGGAGCTGGGGATCAAGGAATAATGTTTGGCTATGCTTGTGATCAAACTCCAGAACTAATGCCTATGCCAATTATGTTTGCACATAAGCTTATGCAAAAACTTGCTGATATCAGAAAGAAAAATCCCAAATTAATGCCTTATCTAAGACCTGATGCAAAATCACAAGTAACAATTGAGTACGATGATAATAATAAACCCTTAAGAGTTGATGCAGTTGTGATCTCAACTCAGCATGACGGAGATGCAAAACAAAGTAAAATCAAGTCTGATGTACTTGAACATGTAATTAAAAAAGTTATTCCTGCAAAATATTTGGATAAGAACACAAAATATTTTGTTAACCCAACCGGAAGATTTGAAATTGGTGGACCACACGGTGACAGCGGATTGACGGGAAGAAAAATTATTGTTGATACTTACGGCGGATGGGCACCACATGGCGGCGGAGCTTTTTCAGGGAAAGATCCCTCAAAGGTAGATCGTTCAGCAACTTACGCTGCAAGACATATCGCAAAGAATGTTGTGGCTGCAAAGCTTGCTAAAGAATGTTTGGTACAGGTTTCTTACGCTATTGGTGTTGCAAAACCAATTTCTGTTTTTGTGGATACAAAAGGAACGGGAGTAATTTCTGATTCAGCAATTTCAAAAATGATTCAAAAAGAAGTTGATCTTACACCAAAAGGAATTATCTCACGATTAAAACTAAGAAGACCAATCTATCAAAAAACATCTGCTTATGGTCATTTTGGTAGAAATGATAAAGACTTTACATGGGAACAGCTCGATCTTGTTCCTGTATTTAAAAAGTACGTTAAAAAATAA
- a CDS encoding response regulator transcription factor — protein MQNKIKILIVDDHPVLREGIKTVLELKGDFEIVGEADSGFKACELVPRLKPDIVLMDIRMEKMDGIKAARNIKLLYSETKILLLTMHDEANFILEALKIGVEGYILKMSEMDKVVNAIKIIIDNETYFDPKITKSVATVTSDTLINHKRNEFLKKYELTAREIEIAGLMVDGLSTRQIADKLFISLSTVSNHRSHIFSKLKVTKLSELISFAIHSGVFIFKEE, from the coding sequence ATGCAGAATAAAATTAAAATATTAATCGTTGATGATCATCCAGTACTACGCGAAGGAATAAAGACAGTACTGGAACTTAAAGGAGATTTTGAAATTGTGGGTGAAGCAGATTCTGGTTTTAAAGCATGCGAACTTGTACCAAGGTTGAAGCCTGATATAGTCCTAATGGATATCAGAATGGAAAAAATGGATGGTATTAAAGCTGCAAGAAATATTAAACTGCTGTATTCTGAAACTAAAATACTACTATTAACCATGCACGATGAAGCAAATTTTATCCTTGAAGCTCTGAAAATAGGCGTTGAAGGTTACATACTTAAAATGTCTGAGATGGATAAAGTTGTTAACGCAATTAAAATTATTATAGATAATGAAACTTATTTCGATCCTAAAATCACAAAATCTGTTGCAACAGTTACATCAGACACTTTAATAAATCATAAACGAAATGAATTTCTTAAAAAGTATGAACTTACTGCTCGTGAAATTGAAATTGCAGGTTTAATGGTTGATGGTTTATCCACAAGACAGATTGCTGATAAATTATTTATTAGCCTTTCAACTGTAAGTAATCATCGAAGTCATATTTTTAGTAAACTAAAGGTTACAAAGCTTAGTGAGCTTATCAGCTTCGCAATTCATTCAGGTGTTTTTATTTTTAAAGAGGAATAA
- a CDS encoding response regulator, with protein sequence MSESEKRSVLIIDDDKTIRKLITHHLKLNNFIPFEAENSYQAFDILKTEKIDLVLSDVTMEGMDGFEFCQKVRENENHRFLPFIFVTAKNTLEDKSKAVESGGDDIITKPFDIKELILKTQALIRRSDIYRTYGIRKSLKKSFDEVTPKILFVDDDTSMSRLFKYNLEKAGYECTVANSVDEAMDIFKNKIPDVIVSDIMMPKVDGFEFRRMLLEIPSLKDIPFIFLTAKGSEEDILEGYDLAITDYVVKTAGPKLVVAKVSAIIKSLGNERKKVISELQEATSSLRTKVVPDTFPVFEGFSISHMHIPFKGIPGGDFLDYYQLDENNLVIILGDVMGKKWGAWYFAYAYAGYIRSALRSVLQNAKEYSPSEILQQVNLTVYGDTKISEVFATLSIIIINNKTKELKYSGAGDIPIIYKNNKGELLSIKSKGLLLGFSKIGEYEDNVLQLSEGEQVYLTTDGITDSRAKTLESFGEHRLYEIIKNVQLDENPLEIIQRKFDEFTGSEYDDDVSLILISVKN encoded by the coding sequence ATGTCCGAATCTGAAAAAAGATCAGTTTTAATTATTGATGATGACAAAACTATAAGAAAGCTTATTACTCATCATTTAAAATTAAATAACTTCATTCCTTTCGAAGCTGAAAATTCATATCAAGCTTTTGATATTCTAAAAACTGAAAAAATAGATTTAGTCCTTTCCGATGTAACTATGGAAGGTATGGATGGATTTGAGTTTTGCCAGAAAGTTCGTGAAAATGAAAATCACAGGTTTCTTCCATTCATATTTGTAACTGCAAAAAACACTCTTGAAGATAAGTCAAAGGCTGTTGAATCAGGCGGCGACGACATCATAACAAAACCTTTTGATATAAAAGAGTTAATTTTAAAAACACAAGCGCTTATCAGAAGATCAGACATTTATAGAACTTATGGAATAAGAAAAAGTTTAAAGAAATCTTTTGATGAAGTTACACCTAAAATATTATTTGTTGATGACGATACATCCATGTCCAGGCTGTTCAAATATAATCTGGAAAAAGCGGGCTATGAATGTACTGTGGCTAACAGCGTTGATGAAGCGATGGATATATTTAAAAATAAAATTCCCGATGTAATTGTTTCAGATATAATGATGCCTAAAGTTGATGGATTTGAATTTAGAAGAATGCTTCTTGAAATACCTTCCTTAAAAGACATTCCATTTATATTTCTAACAGCAAAAGGAAGTGAAGAGGATATTCTTGAAGGCTATGATTTAGCAATTACTGATTATGTTGTTAAAACTGCGGGACCAAAATTAGTTGTTGCAAAAGTCTCTGCAATTATAAAAAGTCTTGGCAATGAAAGAAAAAAAGTAATTTCAGAGTTACAAGAGGCAACAAGTTCCTTAAGAACAAAAGTAGTACCAGATACTTTTCCCGTGTTTGAAGGATTTTCAATTTCCCATATGCATATTCCTTTTAAAGGAATTCCTGGCGGAGATTTTTTAGATTATTATCAACTTGATGAAAATAATTTAGTAATAATTCTTGGCGATGTGATGGGCAAAAAATGGGGCGCTTGGTATTTTGCTTATGCATATGCAGGTTATATTAGAAGTGCGTTAAGAAGTGTTTTACAAAATGCAAAAGAATATTCTCCCTCTGAGATTTTGCAACAAGTTAATCTAACAGTATATGGTGATACGAAAATATCTGAAGTATTTGCAACTCTATCTATTATAATTATTAATAATAAAACAAAAGAGCTCAAGTATTCAGGTGCGGGGGATATTCCAATTATTTATAAAAACAATAAAGGCGAACTTTTAAGTATTAAATCAAAAGGGTTGCTGCTTGGTTTTTCTAAAATTGGGGAGTACGAAGACAATGTTTTACAGCTTTCAGAAGGTGAGCAAGTTTATTTAACAACAGATGGAATAACTGACTCGAGAGCAAAAACATTAGAAAGTTTTGGCGAACACAGACTTTATGAAATTATAAAAAATGTTCAACTCGATGAAAATCCGCTTGAAATCATACAAAGGAAATTTGATGAATTCACAGGTTCAGAATATGATGATGATGTTAGTTTGATTTTGATAAGTGTAAAAAACTAG
- a CDS encoding 4-hydroxy-3-methylbut-2-enyl diphosphate reductase produces the protein MKNFNIPNIYRSSFITRIKNSRKDSDPRKKDFTPTLLDFGPVRFYLARHFGFCYGVENAIEIAYKTIEENPGKKIYLLSEMIHNPGVNKDLENLGVKFLQNTSGNHLIEWNELSKDDIVIIPAFGTTIEIEKKLNEIGINPYRYNTTCPFVEKVWNRSEQLGNEDFTVIIHGKSYHEETRATFSHSKTNAKSIIVRDIEETKVLASFILNKNLEEEFYKVFDGKISDGFNFEKDLQKVGVVNQTTMLATETQAIADLLKDAMIKKFGTENLKEHFADTRDTLCYATNDNQEATYGILKEDADFAIVVGGYNSSNTSHIVELCDEKLPTYFISSEEKIISDKLIKHYNIYQHNEIETENYLPAKKIVDIILTSGASCPDAVVEAVLRKVHSFFPTAQDVDEVIDDFLKS, from the coding sequence TTGAAAAATTTTAATATCCCAAATATTTATAGAAGTTCTTTTATAACAAGAATTAAAAATTCTAGAAAAGATTCGGATCCAAGGAAAAAAGATTTTACGCCAACACTCTTGGATTTTGGCCCCGTTAGATTTTATTTGGCGCGCCATTTTGGTTTTTGTTATGGAGTTGAGAATGCAATTGAAATTGCATATAAAACAATAGAAGAAAATCCTGGAAAAAAGATTTATTTACTGAGTGAGATGATTCATAATCCAGGTGTAAATAAGGATCTTGAAAATCTTGGGGTGAAATTTTTGCAAAATACTTCCGGTAATCATTTAATAGAGTGGAATGAACTAAGTAAAGATGATATTGTAATTATTCCAGCATTCGGAACAACAATTGAAATCGAAAAAAAGTTAAATGAAATAGGTATTAATCCTTATAGATATAACACAACCTGTCCTTTTGTAGAAAAGGTTTGGAACAGAAGTGAGCAACTTGGTAATGAAGATTTTACAGTTATCATTCACGGAAAATCTTATCACGAAGAAACACGTGCAACCTTTTCGCATAGTAAAACTAATGCTAAATCTATTATCGTTAGAGATATTGAAGAAACAAAAGTGCTTGCTTCTTTTATCCTTAATAAAAATCTGGAAGAAGAATTTTATAAAGTATTCGATGGAAAAATTTCTGATGGTTTTAATTTTGAAAAAGATTTGCAAAAAGTGGGAGTTGTAAATCAAACTACAATGCTTGCAACTGAAACACAAGCAATTGCTGATTTGTTAAAAGACGCTATGATTAAAAAATTCGGCACAGAAAATCTTAAAGAACATTTTGCAGATACGCGCGATACACTTTGTTATGCTACGAATGATAATCAGGAAGCTACATATGGAATATTAAAAGAAGATGCTGATTTTGCAATCGTTGTTGGTGGGTACAACAGCTCAAATACATCACATATTGTTGAATTGTGTGATGAAAAACTTCCAACATATTTTATTTCTTCTGAAGAAAAAATTATTAGTGACAAGTTGATAAAGCATTATAATATTTATCAGCATAATGAAATTGAAACTGAAAATTACCTACCCGCAAAGAAAATTGTTGATATTATTCTAACCAGTGGCGCAAGCTGTCCTGATGCAGTTGTAGAAGCAGTTTTAAGAAAAGTGCATTCATTCTTTCCAACTGCTCAAGATGTAGATGAGGTGATTGATGATTTTCTTAAGAGCTAA
- a CDS encoding STAS domain-containing protein produces MEFFRQDIDDVIVLTVNLKRATLVEAEEFKQVLVNEIQRGFKKIVVDLSSCEFIDSTFLGSLVVSLKKLTGLGGDLRLVGFQPAVHSMFELTRMYRVFESFKSTDEAVQSFK; encoded by the coding sequence ATGGAATTTTTTAGACAAGATATAGACGATGTTATCGTATTAACAGTTAATCTTAAAAGAGCAACATTAGTTGAAGCTGAAGAATTCAAACAAGTACTTGTAAATGAAATTCAAAGAGGTTTCAAAAAAATTGTTGTAGATCTTTCATCCTGCGAATTTATAGATTCAACTTTTCTCGGAAGCCTTGTGGTATCGTTAAAAAAACTAACAGGGCTTGGCGGAGATCTTCGTTTAGTAGGATTTCAGCCCGCTGTTCACTCAATGTTTGAGTTAACAAGAATGTACCGTGTTTTTGAATCATTTAAATCTACCGACGAAGCGGTACAAAGTTTTAAGTAA
- the prfA gene encoding peptide chain release factor 1 → MNLLERLEKIKLRFDQLNSQLSDAANANDYDKIKNLNKERINLEEIIAAYEKYSTVIKNIEGNLEIINSSKESELVEMAQMELDELKHQKEVMEEEIKALLLPKDPNDDKNIIMEIRAGTGGDEAALFANDLFRMYSRYSEICGWKYELIDLNETGLGGIKEVIFSINGQSVYGNLKFESGVHRVQRVPETEGSGRVHTSAASVAVMLEVEDVEVDVNMNDVKIDIFRSGGAGGQNVNKVETAVRMTHIPTGLVVQCQDERSQLKNRVKAMKVLKARLYDLELKKHNAEQSALRKAMVGSGDRSDKIRTYNYPQNRITDHRIGLTLYNLSNIMEGHCEELIEQLKIADKTEKLQSAEVEQF, encoded by the coding sequence ATGAATTTATTAGAACGATTAGAAAAAATTAAACTGCGTTTTGATCAGCTAAACTCGCAGCTTTCTGATGCAGCCAATGCGAATGACTACGATAAAATTAAAAATCTAAACAAAGAAAGAATTAATTTAGAAGAAATTATTGCTGCATACGAAAAATATTCAACTGTGATAAAAAATATTGAAGGAAATCTTGAAATAATTAATTCATCTAAGGAATCCGAACTTGTTGAGATGGCTCAAATGGAGCTTGATGAATTAAAACATCAAAAAGAAGTTATGGAAGAAGAAATAAAAGCACTACTTCTTCCAAAAGATCCAAACGATGATAAAAACATAATTATGGAAATCAGAGCAGGTACCGGTGGTGATGAGGCCGCTTTGTTTGCAAATGACCTTTTTAGAATGTACTCTCGATATTCCGAAATTTGCGGCTGGAAATACGAGTTAATTGATTTAAATGAAACCGGTTTAGGAGGAATTAAAGAAGTCATATTTTCGATAAACGGGCAAAGTGTTTATGGCAATTTAAAATTTGAATCCGGTGTTCATAGAGTTCAACGTGTTCCTGAAACAGAGGGGAGCGGAAGAGTTCACACATCTGCAGCTTCCGTTGCTGTTATGCTTGAAGTTGAAGATGTTGAAGTTGATGTTAATATGAATGATGTAAAAATTGATATTTTTAGATCCGGCGGAGCAGGCGGACAGAATGTAAATAAAGTTGAAACAGCTGTGCGAATGACTCATATTCCCACCGGTCTGGTAGTTCAATGCCAGGATGAAAGATCCCAATTAAAAAATAGAGTTAAAGCTATGAAAGTTTTAAAAGCCAGACTTTATGATCTTGAATTGAAAAAACATAATGCCGAACAATCTGCTCTAAGAAAAGCTATGGTTGGAAGTGGTGATAGAAGTGATAAGATAAGAACGTACAATTATCCACAAAATAGAATTACTGATCATCGTATAGGATTAACATTATATAACTTATCAAATATAATGGAAGGACATTGCGAAGAATTAATTGAGCAGTTAAAGATTGCGGACAAAACTGAAAAACTACAATCAGCAGAAGTCGAACAATTTTAG
- a CDS encoding PAS domain S-box protein, producing MFDKINIVFPLIITLLFLFTSISQPQSFLITKYSTDNGLPDNRVNDIAQDSIGRIWIAMASGIAMYDGLEWTKFGEKDGVPEVEYISIKIDEKGIIWFLPKELFKQKLIYINDGKSRVLAISQKIISAPNYSNAIDVSYSLNNRIIHISTINKGLIKYCNGKWSKLSNQNGLLSDTVSSLLKVDNELYVSTYKGVSIIDTAGLIKNFNFSSMNIDQRILSMDCSKTIIPDKKTILLLSTDWIGIFSEGRLKKFEFDFNIRYMGFNEPYSIVYHFSDKIIFGNSATIFSINLKTKKFEKIIIETPNSDRGGTKIFLDYEENVWITSLRGIYKLSYIPFKNYSQENGLLESEVSTISEFNSGRIFFGHNYGFSTLFDEKVSKKSLANSTDNKIHRIIDSYHDVIKNVIYFSSLQSGIGKLEEIQRISWINSIEARKYLAIIRINKKNFLVSTDNGFGQIKDDRLFFLSDYQGKHVRAGIAISDSVIYIATITGLEKYNFQSAGEIKKYDIEISNLFSVFNSDTLGLLVGSANGLYRLKNDSLIVFNFNDQSIKEPIYFIIQDSSKNIWLGTNNGVLKWDGKDLNRYNKSDGLAGNETNRAAGFVDSKGNVWIGTDEGVSMYTGKEPDYNLYPPKLIILGFDDASNLRHAVNLDVEVDPEKNNLTFHYRGLSFIDEKRNSYQIKLAKVGSDWEDQFYTTSTSARFNNLAYGDYIFSARVKNSKGIWSKWQKSSVITIRKYYYQEFLFQFSLLALLLFLMYSAYNYLQQKKYTKKLELAVDLRTKDLRDTQVELITSIDRYKGIVESQSDLVVRVDGDGNFTFINDAYCAVFGKKRDELIGKSFTPLIHPDDVGSTLEEMKKLNVPPFRIVIQQRALTSNGYRWFSWEDYAIHDYNGKIIEIQAVGRDITLQKEVESELEKRVTERTIELQSLISQSPLGILTFSLDGHLLDFNKAANEMFLNLNDFLPPNQGFNIFADEFLLKNNYKNSLSNLDTQNGFLLSVPIKIDNEKNKIYSNLYNHTLVYRIYSVIFDETNRMYVLLLDDVTENQKSAEVSKKLLEEKIRISTIIKTIETERNRIAKELHDGIGQQLTTAKLKLDIIKLKSEHSRAEIDEALGMLINAGDEIRRIINDLKPSDVEKLGLISSIELLCERIKQSSNIKLEYSASNISQLPTKEIELIIYRVVQEALNNIVKHSQCVNAGVEISSWNDSLSIKIWDDGIGSDKKEFYKSKNTFGLNNISERIKSVKGEVVVETKPGEGFKYFIKIPL from the coding sequence ATGTTTGATAAAATTAACATTGTTTTCCCCTTAATAATTACTCTCCTGTTTCTCTTCACTTCAATCTCTCAACCACAAAGTTTTTTAATAACAAAATACTCAACTGACAACGGATTACCTGATAATCGTGTGAATGATATTGCTCAAGATTCAATAGGAAGGATTTGGATTGCAATGGCATCTGGTATCGCGATGTATGATGGGCTCGAATGGACAAAATTTGGTGAGAAAGATGGAGTTCCAGAAGTTGAATATATCTCTATAAAGATTGATGAAAAAGGAATAATTTGGTTTTTACCGAAAGAATTATTTAAACAGAAATTAATTTATATAAACGATGGTAAAAGTAGAGTTTTAGCCATCTCGCAAAAGATAATTTCTGCTCCAAATTATTCTAATGCAATTGATGTTAGTTATTCCCTGAACAATAGAATAATTCATATTTCAACAATAAATAAAGGCTTAATAAAATACTGTAATGGAAAGTGGTCTAAATTATCCAATCAAAATGGATTGTTAAGTGACACGGTTAGTAGTTTACTAAAAGTTGATAATGAATTATATGTTTCTACATACAAAGGGGTTTCGATTATTGATACAGCAGGGTTAATAAAGAATTTTAATTTTAGCTCTATGAATATTGATCAGAGAATTTTAAGCATGGATTGTTCGAAGACGATAATCCCGGATAAAAAAACAATATTATTATTAAGTACTGACTGGATAGGAATATTTTCTGAGGGAAGATTAAAAAAATTTGAATTTGATTTTAATATACGATATATGGGTTTTAATGAACCCTACTCTATTGTATATCATTTCTCTGATAAAATTATTTTTGGAAATTCAGCAACAATATTTTCTATTAATCTAAAAACAAAAAAATTCGAAAAAATTATAATTGAGACTCCCAATAGTGACAGGGGTGGAACTAAAATATTTTTAGATTATGAAGAAAATGTATGGATAACCAGCCTTCGTGGCATTTACAAACTTTCATACATTCCATTTAAAAACTATTCTCAAGAAAATGGATTGCTAGAATCTGAAGTAAGTACAATTTCAGAATTTAACTCTGGCAGAATATTTTTTGGACATAATTATGGATTTTCAACACTTTTTGATGAAAAAGTTTCTAAAAAAAGTCTAGCTAATAGCACCGATAATAAGATACATCGAATTATAGATTCTTATCATGATGTAATTAAGAATGTTATCTATTTTAGCTCTTTGCAATCAGGAATTGGAAAACTTGAGGAAATTCAAAGAATAAGCTGGATTAATTCTATTGAAGCAAGAAAATACCTTGCTATAATCAGAATAAATAAAAAAAATTTTTTAGTAAGTACAGACAATGGATTTGGGCAGATTAAAGATGATAGATTATTTTTTCTAAGTGATTATCAGGGCAAACATGTTAGAGCAGGTATTGCCATAAGTGATTCTGTAATATATATAGCTACTATTACTGGTCTAGAAAAATACAATTTTCAATCAGCTGGTGAGATAAAAAAATATGATATTGAAATAAGTAACTTATTTTCAGTTTTTAATAGTGATACGCTAGGGTTATTGGTTGGATCTGCAAATGGGCTATATAGGCTTAAAAATGATTCCTTGATAGTATTTAATTTTAATGATCAAAGCATTAAGGAGCCGATATATTTCATCATACAAGATTCATCAAAAAATATCTGGCTTGGTACTAATAATGGTGTTTTAAAATGGGATGGCAAAGACTTAAATCGTTATAATAAAAGCGATGGACTAGCCGGTAATGAAACTAATAGAGCTGCCGGCTTTGTTGATAGTAAAGGAAATGTTTGGATTGGCACAGATGAAGGTGTTTCCATGTACACTGGAAAAGAACCTGATTATAACTTATATCCTCCTAAATTAATAATATTAGGTTTTGATGACGCATCAAATCTTCGACATGCAGTTAATTTGGATGTTGAAGTAGATCCTGAAAAAAATAATTTAACATTTCATTATCGTGGTTTATCTTTTATTGATGAAAAAAGAAATTCTTATCAGATTAAATTAGCGAAGGTAGGGAGCGATTGGGAAGATCAATTTTACACTACTTCAACTTCAGCCAGGTTTAATAATCTTGCTTATGGTGATTATATTTTTTCCGCACGTGTAAAAAACTCTAAAGGGATATGGAGTAAATGGCAAAAATCATCAGTGATCACTATTCGGAAATATTATTACCAGGAATTTCTTTTTCAGTTTAGCTTATTAGCTTTACTTCTATTCTTAATGTATAGTGCGTATAATTATTTACAGCAAAAAAAATATACAAAAAAATTAGAATTAGCCGTTGATCTGCGAACAAAAGATTTAAGGGACACTCAAGTTGAATTAATAACAAGTATTGATCGGTATAAAGGTATTGTAGAATCTCAATCTGATCTTGTAGTAAGAGTGGATGGTGATGGAAATTTTACTTTTATTAATGATGCTTACTGTGCAGTATTTGGAAAAAAAAGAGATGAACTTATTGGCAAATCATTTACACCGCTCATTCATCCTGATGATGTTGGTTCGACTCTGGAAGAAATGAAAAAACTAAATGTGCCTCCATTTCGTATTGTAATCCAGCAAAGAGCATTAACATCTAATGGTTACCGATGGTTTTCGTGGGAAGATTATGCAATTCACGATTATAACGGTAAGATAATAGAAATACAGGCTGTTGGTCGCGATATTACATTGCAGAAAGAAGTTGAATCAGAATTAGAGAAACGTGTTACAGAACGAACCATAGAATTGCAGTCTTTAATTTCACAGTCGCCATTGGGGATATTAACATTTAGTTTAGATGGTCATTTGTTAGATTTTAATAAAGCAGCCAATGAAATGTTTTTGAACTTAAATGATTTTCTTCCGCCCAATCAAGGCTTTAACATTTTTGCAGATGAATTTCTTCTAAAAAACAATTACAAGAATAGTCTATCAAATCTTGATACTCAGAATGGATTTTTACTTAGCGTTCCGATTAAAATTGATAACGAAAAGAATAAAATTTATTCAAATCTATACAACCACACTTTAGTCTACAGAATTTACTCTGTGATTTTTGATGAAACGAATAGGATGTATGTTCTGCTACTAGATGATGTAACAGAAAATCAAAAATCTGCAGAAGTGAGTAAAAAATTATTAGAAGAAAAAATTCGTATCTCAACAATTATAAAAACCATTGAAACCGAAAGAAATAGAATTGCGAAAGAACTGCATGACGGAATTGGACAGCAGCTTACAACGGCTAAACTTAAACTTGATATTATCAAATTAAAATCCGAACATAGTAGAGCCGAAATTGATGAGGCATTAGGAATGCTTATTAATGCAGGCGATGAAATTAGGCGTATCATAAATGATCTTAAGCCTTCAGATGTGGAAAAGTTAGGATTAATTTCCAGTATCGAATTGCTATGTGAGAGAATAAAACAGTCATCAAATATTAAACTAGAATATTCCGCATCAAATATTTCTCAACTGCCAACAAAAGAAATTGAATTGATAATTTATCGTGTTGTTCAAGAAGCGTTAAATAATATTGTTAAACATTCTCAATGTGTAAATGCGGGTGTAGAAATATCTAGTTGGAATGATTCATTATCAATAAAAATATGGGATGATGGAATCGGATCAGACAAGAAAGAATTTTATAAAAGTAAAAATACTTTTGGATTAAATAATATCTCTGAAAGAATAAAATCGGTGAAGGGTGAAGTTGTAGTAGAAACAAAACCCGGTGAAGGATTTAAATATTTCATAAAGATTCCATTATAA
- a CDS encoding nitronate monooxygenase yields MNTKITQLLNIEHPIIQAGMVWVSGWKLASAVSNCGGLGLIGTGSMKSDLLKVHLQKCKAATDNPFGVNIPLLRMDADELIRVCLDEGVKIFFTSAGNPKTFTSLLKENGCTVIHVVANLKYGRKAQEAGCDAVVGEGVEAGGHNGADQLTTFCLIPQLVDKLNIPVIAAGGIVDGSGILAALSLGSEGVQIGTRFAATVESSAHENYKQEIVNSGDQDTVLAFKKIGLVRMIKNDFAFRAMKAENEGWNEEQLRELLATKRERSGIFEGDLVEGELEAGQGVGLINDIPTVKVLFERLLREFKTANEKINIIG; encoded by the coding sequence ATGAACACAAAAATCACTCAACTATTAAACATTGAGCATCCTATTATTCAAGCTGGAATGGTTTGGGTATCCGGTTGGAAATTGGCATCTGCAGTTTCTAATTGCGGCGGATTAGGCTTGATTGGTACCGGGTCAATGAAATCAGACCTACTGAAAGTACATCTGCAGAAGTGCAAAGCTGCAACAGATAATCCTTTCGGAGTTAATATTCCCCTACTAAGAATGGATGCTGATGAACTTATTAGAGTTTGTTTAGATGAAGGTGTAAAAATCTTTTTTACTTCAGCAGGTAATCCCAAAACCTTTACTTCACTTCTTAAAGAAAATGGCTGCACAGTTATTCACGTCGTTGCAAATTTAAAATATGGGCGAAAAGCACAAGAAGCAGGTTGCGATGCTGTAGTTGGAGAAGGTGTTGAAGCTGGCGGTCACAATGGCGCTGATCAGTTAACAACATTTTGTTTGATTCCACAGCTGGTTGATAAGTTAAATATTCCTGTTATTGCAGCCGGTGGAATAGTTGATGGAAGTGGAATTTTAGCCGCACTTTCTTTAGGTTCAGAAGGTGTACAAATCGGGACTCGATTTGCTGCTACCGTTGAATCATCCGCTCACGAAAATTACAAACAAGAAATTGTTAATTCAGGAGATCAAGATACTGTACTTGCCTTTAAGAAAATTGGTTTGGTAAGAATGATTAAAAATGATTTTGCATTCCGTGCAATGAAAGCTGAGAATGAAGGATGGAATGAAGAGCAATTACGAGAGTTACTTGCAACCAAACGGGAACGATCAGGAATTTTTGAAGGAGATTTAGTTGAAGGAGAACTTGAAGCTGGGCAAGGCGTTGGATTGATAAATGATATCCCTACCGTTAAAGTTTTATTTGAGAGATTGCTTCGAGAGTTTAAAACCGCAAATGAAAAAATTAATATAATAGGTTAA